From the Salvelinus sp. IW2-2015 unplaced genomic scaffold, ASM291031v2 Un_scaffold3651, whole genome shotgun sequence genome, one window contains:
- the LOC112076259 gene encoding cbp/p300-interacting transactivator 1-like, with translation MTSLLFSSPAHVVMKDREPPPSSLTLLHYPGMTVTAKTPGDDPFPASTLHSSTSPSLSKPQPFCLQTSPHLLASMQLQKLNSHYQSLAGGSGASGPNSGPQRGFGGSAVGSAGQLVGGTPGGGGGGNQSCGSGGIIDSDPVDEEVLMSLVIELGLDRANELPELWLGQNEFDFIADVPAGC, from the coding sequence ATGACCTCACTGCTGTTTTCCAGCCCAGCCCACGTCGTCATGAAGGACCGCGAGCCTCCGCCATCCTCCCTCACCCTGCTCCACTACCCTGGGATGACGGTCACCGCCAAGACCCCCGGGGATGACCCCTTTCCCGCCtccaccctccactcctccacctctccatccctctccaaaCCACAGCCCTTCTGCCTGCAGACCAGCCCTCACCTCCTCGCCAGCATGCAGCTCCAGAAACTCAACTCCCACTACCAGAGTCTGGCTGGAGGCAGTGGTGCCTCAGGGCCCAACTCAGGGCCTCAGAGGGGGTTTGGGGGCTCGGCGGTGGGCTCGGCTGGGCAGCTGGTCGGGGGTACccctggaggtggtggaggtgggaaCCAGAGTTGTGGATCTGGCGGGATCATAGATTCTGACCCAGTGGATGAAGAGGTTCTGATGTCATTGGTCATAGAGCTGGGGTTGGACCGGGCCAATGAGCTGCCTGAACTCTGGCTGGGACAGAATGAGTTTGACTTCATAGCGGACGTACCTGCTGGATGTTGA
- the LOC112076260 gene encoding small ribosomal subunit protein eS4 isoform X2, whose product MARGPKKHLKRVAAPKHWMLDKLTGVFAPRPSTGPHKLRECLPLIIFLRNRLKYALTGDEVKKICMQRFIKIDGKVRTDITYPAGFMDVISIEKTGEHFRLIYDVKGRFTVHRITAEEAQYKLCKVKKNLMGTKGVPALVTHDARTIRYPDPLIKVNDTVRIDLATGKITEHIKFDTGNLCMVTGGANLGRIGIITNREKHPGSFDVVHVKDSAGNIFATRLGNIFIIGKGNKPWVSLPRGKGIRLTIAEERDKRIAAKAGSS is encoded by the exons ATG GCACGAGGACCGAAGAAGCACCTGAAGCGCGTTGCAGCGCCCAAGCATTGGATGCTTGACAAGCTCACCGGAGTGTTC GCTCCTCGTCCCTCCACTGGTCCCCACAAGCTGAGGGAGTGCCTGCCCCTCATAATCTTCCTCAGGAACCGTCTGAAGTACGCCCTGACCGGAGATGAGGTCAAGAAGATTTGCATGCAAAGGTTCATCAAGATCGACGGCAAAGTCCGCACTGATATCACCTACCCCGCTGGCTTCATGG ATGTGATCAGTATTGAGAAGACTGGAGAGCACTTCCGTCTGATCTACGATGTGAAGGGACGTTTCACTGTTCACCGCATCACTGCAGAGGAGGCCCAG TACAAGCTGTGCAAGGTGAAGAAGAACCTGATGGGTACCAAGGGAGTCCCCGCACTGGTGACCCATGACGCCCGCACCATCCGCTACCCAGACCCCCTCATCAAGGTCAACGACACAGTCCGCATCGACCTCGCCACCGGCAAGATCACAGAACACATCAAGTTCGACACAG GTAACCTGTGCATGGTGACTGGCGGTGCCAATTTGGGGCGGATTGGTATCATCACTAACCGGGAAAAGCACCCTGGCTCGTTTGACGTGGTTCACGTCAAAGACAGCGCCGGAAACATCTTCGCCACCAGGCTGGGGAACATCTTCATCATTGGCAAG GGCAACAAGCCGTGGGTGTCCCTGCCCCGTGGAAAGGGTATCCGCCTCACCATCGCTGAGGAGCGGGACAAGAGAATCGCTGCCAAGGCTGGCAGCAGCTAA